From the genome of Phreatobacter cathodiphilus, one region includes:
- a CDS encoding PA0069 family radical SAM protein, with amino-acid sequence MPRSHPEPVPEDLAARLNGGGMEAAAARIFGLRTAGALDLSSGPAVADARRRGRGTLTNASGRFESESREAVDDGWGSLEELPALATTVTEEKAKRIITRNDSPDLSFDRSINPYRGCEHGCTYCFARPTHAYMGLSPGLDFETRLFAKPNAAELLEKELAAPGYQPRTIALGTNTDPYQPVEKQWQLTRRILEVMEAANHPVGIVTKNHLVTRDIDILGRMAAKGLAKVALSVTTLDGKLARSLEPRASTPAKRLEALRLLSEAGVPTAVLVAPVIPAVNDAEMERILDAAWHMGAREAGYVLLRLPHEIRDLFREWLVANRPDAARHVLSLVQQTRGGKDYDATFHLRQKGTGPFAWMIGRRFEVARERLGFNKRTLRLDTGQFTPPARKGAAAAEQLSLF; translated from the coding sequence ATGCCCCGCTCCCATCCCGAACCCGTTCCCGAGGATCTCGCGGCCCGCCTGAACGGCGGTGGAATGGAGGCTGCGGCGGCCCGCATTTTCGGGCTGAGGACCGCCGGCGCCCTCGACCTGTCCTCGGGTCCCGCCGTCGCGGACGCGCGTCGCCGCGGCCGCGGCACCCTCACCAACGCCTCCGGCCGCTTCGAGAGTGAGAGCCGCGAGGCGGTGGACGACGGATGGGGCTCGCTGGAGGAACTGCCCGCCCTCGCCACCACGGTGACCGAGGAGAAGGCGAAGCGGATCATCACCCGCAACGATTCGCCCGACCTCTCCTTCGACCGCTCCATCAACCCCTATCGCGGCTGCGAGCACGGTTGCACCTATTGCTTCGCCCGGCCCACTCACGCCTATATGGGCCTGTCGCCGGGGCTCGACTTCGAGACGCGGCTCTTCGCCAAGCCCAATGCGGCGGAACTTCTGGAAAAGGAACTGGCCGCGCCGGGCTACCAGCCGCGCACCATCGCCCTCGGCACCAATACCGACCCCTACCAGCCCGTCGAGAAGCAGTGGCAGCTCACCCGCCGCATCCTCGAGGTGATGGAGGCGGCGAATCACCCCGTCGGCATCGTCACCAAGAACCACCTCGTCACCCGCGACATCGACATTCTCGGCCGCATGGCCGCCAAGGGCCTGGCCAAGGTGGCGCTGTCGGTGACGACCCTCGACGGCAAGCTCGCCCGCTCGCTGGAGCCGCGCGCCTCGACGCCGGCGAAGCGGCTCGAAGCGCTCCGCCTGCTCTCGGAGGCTGGGGTGCCGACGGCCGTGCTGGTCGCACCCGTCATCCCGGCCGTCAACGATGCGGAGATGGAGCGCATCCTCGACGCCGCCTGGCACATGGGCGCCAGGGAGGCGGGCTATGTGCTGCTGCGCCTGCCGCACGAGATCCGCGATCTCTTCCGCGAATGGCTGGTGGCGAACCGGCCGGACGCCGCCCGCCACGTGCTCTCCCTCGTCCAGCAGACCCGCGGCGGCAAGGATTACGACGCCACCTTCCATTTGAGGCAGAAGGGCACCGGTCCCTTCGCCTGGATGATCGGCCGCAGGTTTGAGGTGGCGCGCGAGCGCCTCGGCTTCAACAAGCGGACGCTGAGGCTCGACACCGGGCAGTTCACCCCGCCGGCCCGCAAGGGCGCCGCCGCGGCCGAGCAGCTCAGCCTGTTCTGA
- a CDS encoding VOC family protein: MAPAPAAVALITLGVDDLPRATRFYEAIGFRKSVSQSRDSVSFFRAGGVVLGLFDRRALAEDAGLPDGGRGGFGGITLARNLPSREAVDAAFSRALEAGARPLQAPREVFWGGYCGYVADPDGHPLELAWNPFFPLRDDGTIDLPM; this comes from the coding sequence ATGGCCCCCGCCCCCGCCGCCGTGGCGCTAATCACCCTCGGCGTCGACGACCTGCCCCGCGCCACCCGGTTCTACGAGGCGATCGGCTTCCGGAAGTCCGTCTCGCAGAGCCGGGACAGCGTCAGCTTCTTCCGCGCGGGAGGCGTGGTGCTCGGCCTCTTCGATCGCCGCGCTCTCGCCGAGGATGCGGGGCTGCCGGACGGCGGGCGCGGCGGCTTCGGCGGCATCACCCTGGCGCGCAACCTTCCCTCGCGCGAGGCGGTGGACGCGGCCTTCTCCCGGGCGCTTGAAGCGGGAGCGAGGCCCTTGCAGGCGCCGCGGGAGGTCTTCTGGGGCGGCTATTGCGGCTATGTCGCTGATCCCGACGGCCATCCTCTCGAGCTCGCCTGGAACCCCTTCTTCCCTCTCAGGGACGACGGCACCATCGACCTGCCGATGTGA